One genomic segment of Ricinus communis isolate WT05 ecotype wild-type chromosome 5, ASM1957865v1, whole genome shotgun sequence includes these proteins:
- the LOC8272200 gene encoding probable esterase KAI2, with protein sequence MQVDEQVSRETNMGIVAEAHNVKVLGSGEQVIVLSHGFGTDQSVWKYLVPHFIEDHTVVLYDNMGAGTTNPEYYDFERYSSIEGFVYDLLAILEELQVKSCIFVGHSVLSMVGAIASIYRPDLFSKLVMLSATPRLLNDIDYNGGFQKEDLDQMFEGMSSNYKAWCSGFAPMIVGGDMESIYVQEFSRTLFNMRPDIALNLAKVIFQYDARHILSMVTKPVHIIQGTMDLAVPVKVSEYLRQNLGGPSTVELMPTSGHLPQLSYPDIVIPVVLKHIYLDITK encoded by the exons ATGCAAGTAGATGAACAAGTTAGTCGAGAAACCAATATGGGAATAGTGGCAGAAGCACACAATGTTAAGGTTTTAGGCTCAGGAGAGCAAGTTATCGTCCTCTCCCATGGTTTTGGCACCGACCAATCTGTTTGGAAGTACTTGGTACCACACTTTATTGAAGATCATACCGTAGttttatatgataatatggGTGCTGGTACTACTAATCCAGAATATTatgattttgaaagatattcGAGTATTGAAGGTTTCGTTTATGATTTGCTTGCTATTTTAGAAGAATTACAGGTTAAGTCTTGTATTTTTGTTGGTCACTCAGTTTTGAGTATGGTTGGTGCTATTGCTTCCATTTATCGCCCGGATCTCTTTTCTAAACTCGTCATGCTTTCTGCTACTCCACG gttattgaatgatataGATTATAATGGAGGGTTCCAGAAAGAAGACCTGGACCAAATGTTCGAAGGAATGAGTTCCAATTACAAAGCATGGTGCTCGGGATTCGCACCAATGATAGTAGGTGGTGACATGGAATCCATATATGTGCAAGAATTCTCTCGGACCCTATTCAACATGAGGCCTGATATAGCCTTAAATTTAGCTAAGGTGATATTCCAATATGATGCTAGACATATCCTATCCATGGTGACAAAACCGGTCCACATAATACAGGGCACCATGGATTTGGCAGTTCCAGTGAAAGTGTCTGAATATTTGCGTCAGAATCTCGGCGGCCCATCTACTGTGGAACTCATGCCTACAAGTGGTCACTTGCCGCAATTGAGTTATCCAGATATCGTAATCCCAGTTGTTCTCAAACACATCTACTTAGATATAACGAaatga
- the LOC125370185 gene encoding uncharacterized protein LOC125370185, whose translation MRNFMGSGFLLLLLVIVLSANPVHVHGDLDCPKEIVKLRPCFSYLDNTGDLNAQCCMAASFVLKDAPTPQTEQQLCDCFRGLAVQHVISPARIDLLGQICLLISLPTSHDVYRSVCYNYLQNSIEEEFSGGAMERSRIMLRFADLIEKHNDELTALKTRDNGKPYEQATKAK comes from the exons atgagaaACTTCATGGGTTCtggttttttattattattgcttgTTATAGTATTGAGCGCAAACCCAGTGCATGTGCATGGTGACCTTGATTGCCCCAAAGAGATAGTAAAATTGAGGCCCTGCTTTTCCTACTTGGATAACACTGGTGATCTGAATGCTCAGTGCTGTATGGCTGCAAGTTTTGTGTTGAAGGACGCCCCAACTCCACAAACTGAACAGCAGCTTTGTGATTGCTTCAGGGGCTTGGCAGTACAGCATGTGATTAGCCCTGCAAGGATTGATCTTTTAGGCCAGAT TTGCCTCTTGATTTCTCTTCCAACTTCTCATGATGTTTATAGAAGTGTTTGTTATAATTATCTGCAGAATTCCATAGAGGAAGAATTTTCTGGAGGTGCAATG GAAAGGTCAAGGATAATGTTGCGCTTTGCTGATTTGATTGAAAAGCATAATGATGAACTCACTGCACTTAAGACTAGGGACAATGGAAAACCATATGAGCAGGCTACTAAGGCGAAATAG
- the LOC125370210 gene encoding uncharacterized protein LOC125370210, with protein sequence MAKGAPPSKVRLFNETHMTRVDDGLRHYVDDRASQVRESLEEHLTEVSRDEDGNSVPLSQEEKRIFLETVHASSHSRYIYWTRKNKTSSYHFDASTSTTTTSGINE encoded by the exons aTGGCTAAAGGTGCACCCCCGAGCAAGGTCCGACTGTTTAATGAGACTCACATGACTAGAGTCGATGATGGATTGAGGCATTATGTGGATGATCGCGCTAGTCAAGTTAGG GAAAGCCTTGAGGAGCACCTAACAGAGGTGTCTCGTGATGAAGACGGTAATTCTGTGCCACTATCCCAAGAGGAGAAGAGAATTTTTTTAGAGACAGTTCATGCATCCTCACATAGcagatatatatattggaCAAGGAAGAATAAGACGTCTTCATATCACTTTGATGCCTCAACCTCCACAACTACCACTAGTGGGATTAACGAGTAG